The DNA window GCACCGCACAGTTTTTACGCATCAATTGGAAGATTTGCTAAGACTTACCCCAGGCTATAACCGGTTAATACATAATCGTGAGATGTTATCCTTGTTTAACAAAATCAACCAATGGACACCAAACTGGCGTTACATATCCAAGCCGACAAATCGTAGAGAGGCAACTGAGTTCATAACTTCTATTGAAAGGTTTATACACTGGATAAATAACAACCTGTAAGGGAGAATTTACATAATGGCATGTGAAATATTAAAGCAGAAAATCCATGATACGCTCAGGGACGGATACTTCAGCGATACAAAAGATTTTGTAGATGTTTCTGACGGTTCCGCAGATCATGTCCATATTGTCATTGTTAGCCGAAAATTCAATGGACACACCATGGGAGGTAGAAGTGATATCATTTGGGATGAATTGGTAAAGCATCTTTCTCAAGAGGAATGGGGACACGTATTCCTCTCTATTGGTGCAACGCCAGAAGAGGTCCAGCTCTGGTAGCGAGGGATTTACAGAATGGCATCCGAAACTTTAAAACAAAAAATTCACGATACTCTCAAAACAGGTTCTTTTCCCGACCCAGACTATTTCATTGATGTTTTCGACGACGGAGATGAACACATCCGCATCCTTGTCATCAGTCGTAAATTTGATATTTACAAATACAAACGCTCAGAACGGGAGGACCGGGTCTGGGAAGACATTGTCCAAGTGTTATCCGAGGACGAACTGGCGCGTATTTCTCATATCGTCGCTGTGAACCCTGAAGAAATTAAAATTTATACCTAACGCTATATACAAAGGAAGTTATGAATCAAACCGAATTTTACCAAGCAAAACTCAATTACGAAACGGATTCTTGGGATCTCTATGAAGCACTCAATAACGGAGAATCTATCGTTGTCATAGATGCTCGTTCCGCAGAGGCTCACGCACTTGAACATATACCAACATCCATAAATATCCCGCATCGAACAATGTCTGAGGCGACTACACGTGAACTCGATAAATCTAAGGTGTATGTGACCTACTGTGACGGTATCGGCTGTAATGCTTCTACCAAAGGTGCTTTAAATATGGCGAAGTTGGGGTTTAATGTTAAAGAGTTGATGGGTGGTTTAGATTGGTGGAAGCGCGATGGCTATGAAACGAAAGGCGAACAAGGCGTTCCGGGAACTGAAGTTGTGTGCGGGTGTTAAACAGGATAGCGGAATTTAATTTGCAACTGCGAATAAGATACTGTATAATTAAAATCAGTCTGTTTCGCTTGCAGCCAAAAAGTACTATTTAACTTGCAATTGCTGACGAGATAGGTTATAATTAACACTAACATTCCCCCATAGCTCAGTCGGTAGAGCAGATGGCTGTTAACCATCGTGTCGGCGGTTCGAGTCCGTCTGGGGGAGCTTCAATTTGCTGGCGGGCTTTGTTCAAGGTTCGTCAGCAAAAATTTTTAACGTGTTTTCCTTCAAACTTGCTCCACTTTTCCAATGGAGGTTCTCATGCCTAAGAAATTTACCGATGCACAGCTGGATGAACTCTTAGCGAAAGGCTATTTAATTGTACCCGACTACTATTCAGGTGAACAACTTGCGGAGATGCAGGCTGCCCAACGCCGTGTACTCCCGACATGGGAAGAAGTTAAGGATGACCCGCCACCCGGTAGAGCGACTTTGACCGAATTCCCGCCCGCTGAAATGGCGTTATTACGTGCGATCGTGGACCCCGATGCCTGGGCATTCGCACGTAAATTTCTGAAAACGGAGCATATTCACTACCGTGCTGGGTGTATGATTGCACGCTATCCCGGATTTAAAGGCCCGGGTGTCGGTAGCGATCCAAGCAATTTGCACATTGATAACGGCAACAACTCACTGCTACCACAGTCCGAGAGTGCTCGTGAATTCGGGCAACTCGGCTTTTGGGTACACCTTGAGGATGTTGACGCAGATCAGGCACCGCTTAGACTACTTGCTAAGGAACACGGACGGGATACCTCTGAATACGAACCGCTTATTTGTAAAGGCGGAACCCTCTGTATTTTCAACAACTATACACTGCATTCGGCAAGCGATTATCTACGCGAGGACGGACAACGCTACACGTGGGGCTTCGGTCTCGGACGCGCAGACCACTATTGGGAAGGTTTTCGGCACTACACAGACAAAGGTCGGAATCCAACGTTCTCGAAATTCATCGGCACACTGACAGCAGCAGAGCGTGAAGTCTTTCGATTTCCGCCTGCGGGTCACCCATACTACACGCCCCAAACGCTTAAGGCATTAGAAGAACAGTACCCGGGCTGGAACACACGCGGCGAATATTGAATCGGATATGATGAAAGTTATGATTCCACCAATTAAATGTCAAGGAATAAAAAGCAAACTTGTTCCTTTCATAAAGCGAGTTGTGGACTGGTCTTTTGAAGGCA is part of the Candidatus Poribacteria bacterium genome and encodes:
- a CDS encoding rhodanese-like domain-containing protein, with the protein product MNQTEFYQAKLNYETDSWDLYEALNNGESIVVIDARSAEAHALEHIPTSINIPHRTMSEATTRELDKSKVYVTYCDGIGCNASTKGALNMAKLGFNVKELMGGLDWWKRDGYETKGEQGVPGTEVVCGC
- a CDS encoding phytanoyl-CoA dioxygenase family protein codes for the protein MPKKFTDAQLDELLAKGYLIVPDYYSGEQLAEMQAAQRRVLPTWEEVKDDPPPGRATLTEFPPAEMALLRAIVDPDAWAFARKFLKTEHIHYRAGCMIARYPGFKGPGVGSDPSNLHIDNGNNSLLPQSESAREFGQLGFWVHLEDVDADQAPLRLLAKEHGRDTSEYEPLICKGGTLCIFNNYTLHSASDYLREDGQRYTWGFGLGRADHYWEGFRHYTDKGRNPTFSKFIGTLTAAEREVFRFPPAGHPYYTPQTLKALEEQYPGWNTRGEY